A window of the Lysinibacillus irui genome harbors these coding sequences:
- a CDS encoding GntR family transcriptional regulator gives MEGAQLKPIEKEKTTQDKVYKEIKKAILYGGITSDEIFTEVQLAEKLNTSRTPVRAALQDLIKEGLLVSVPRKGMTVKKLTEDEQKEVFLLRSAIEVEAVKKLIQIITSPDQLKSLKLIVEQQEEALQNDDAIRFIGLDHEFHLSLTKLAKFTIMEQMLTNLHNLTQLMGLRAVRQPGRMKSVLEEHQQIIQAIEEKNPDAASEMILHHLEKTKETLMVMDNS, from the coding sequence ATGGAAGGGGCACAATTAAAGCCGATTGAAAAAGAAAAAACAACACAGGACAAAGTGTATAAAGAAATTAAAAAAGCTATTTTATACGGTGGTATAACTAGTGATGAAATTTTTACAGAAGTTCAATTAGCCGAAAAATTAAATACGTCAAGAACGCCGGTAAGAGCTGCTCTTCAAGACTTGATAAAGGAAGGCTTACTTGTTTCTGTTCCAAGAAAAGGAATGACTGTGAAAAAACTTACCGAGGATGAACAAAAGGAAGTCTTTTTATTAAGAAGTGCAATTGAAGTAGAGGCAGTAAAAAAACTCATACAGATCATTACATCTCCTGATCAATTAAAATCACTAAAGCTCATTGTGGAGCAACAGGAAGAGGCGCTGCAAAATGATGATGCGATTCGTTTTATTGGACTCGACCATGAATTCCATCTATCACTTACAAAGTTAGCTAAATTTACTATTATGGAACAAATGCTGACGAATCTTCATAATCTAACACAGCTTATGGGTTTAAGAGCTGTTAGGCAGCCAGGACGAATGAAAAGTGTGCTAGAGGAACACCAACAAATTATTCAAGCTATAGAGGAAAAAAATCCTGACGCAGCTTCTGAAATGATTTTACATCATTTAGAAAAGACGAAAGAAACGTTAATGGTTATGGATAATTCCTAA
- a CDS encoding SCO family protein produces MKKKSILLVLVLALSSILAACGGYKFEPTLNLEVQDFTVTNQKNEQVRLDDLKGKPWLAMFIFTNCTTICPPMTFNMTEVQQALQDEGLEDYQIVAFSVDPEVDKPEVLTNYLNTYNVVDDSKWQLLTGYQQKFIEQFARKSFNSLVKNDPNSDQVIHMSNYYLVNADGTVVKDYDGATNVPVETIVGDMKALIKESK; encoded by the coding sequence ATGAAAAAGAAAAGTATACTGCTAGTTTTAGTTTTAGCCTTAAGTAGTATTTTAGCTGCTTGCGGAGGTTACAAGTTTGAGCCAACATTAAATCTTGAGGTTCAAGATTTTACAGTAACCAATCAAAAAAATGAACAAGTACGCCTCGATGATCTGAAGGGAAAACCGTGGTTAGCCATGTTTATTTTTACAAACTGTACGACCATTTGTCCGCCAATGACATTTAATATGACAGAGGTCCAACAGGCACTTCAGGATGAGGGTTTAGAGGATTATCAAATTGTCGCCTTTAGTGTAGATCCAGAAGTGGATAAGCCAGAAGTATTAACGAATTACTTAAATACGTATAATGTTGTGGATGACAGCAAATGGCAGTTGTTAACAGGCTATCAACAAAAATTCATTGAACAATTCGCACGTAAATCATTCAATTCATTAGTTAAAAATGATCCTAACTCAGACCAAGTCATACATATGTCAAACTATTATTTAGTAAACGCAGACGGCACAGTTGTCAAAGACTATGATGGCGCGACAAACGTACCAGTAGAAACTATTGTTGGAGATATGAAAGCTCTTATAAAAGAAAGCAAATAA
- a CDS encoding NADP-dependent oxidoreductase produces MKAMVIDRYGKAPMRLAEMPTPEINEFEVLAEIHAASINPIDFKIRDGKVRLLIQYKMPLILGNDFSGVIVKVGKKVTRFKVGDEIYARPRKSKIGTFAEYISIHEDDIALKPKNLSFEEAASIPLVGLTSYQALHDIMQLQKGQKILIHAGSGGVGTFAIQLAKAMGATVATTASEAGANLVTSLGADKVINYKKENFEAILKNYDAVFDTLGGKTLEKSFKIIKNGGNIVTVSGRPNARFAKEYGSGWWKTLLFSAASRKLTALEKKHHAQYSFLFMKPSGDQLRIIADLIESGSIKPVIDRTFSFEEAEKAMKYAESGRAKGKIIVKIK; encoded by the coding sequence ATGAAAGCAATGGTGATTGATCGATATGGTAAAGCCCCAATGAGGTTGGCAGAAATGCCTACACCTGAAATTAATGAATTTGAGGTACTCGCTGAAATTCATGCAGCTAGTATTAATCCAATTGATTTCAAAATACGTGATGGAAAGGTGAGGCTGTTAATACAATATAAAATGCCTCTTATCCTTGGCAATGATTTTTCCGGTGTTATTGTAAAAGTAGGCAAAAAAGTAACTCGTTTTAAAGTTGGGGATGAAATATATGCGCGCCCAAGGAAAAGTAAAATTGGTACCTTTGCGGAATATATCTCCATTCATGAAGATGATATCGCCCTAAAGCCTAAAAATTTGAGCTTTGAAGAAGCTGCTTCGATTCCACTAGTAGGATTAACCTCATACCAAGCCTTACATGACATCATGCAATTACAAAAAGGTCAAAAGATATTAATTCATGCTGGCTCTGGTGGTGTTGGAACATTTGCAATTCAACTGGCAAAAGCAATGGGTGCCACAGTTGCTACAACGGCAAGTGAAGCTGGTGCCAATTTAGTGACCTCGTTAGGTGCAGATAAAGTGATAAATTATAAGAAAGAAAACTTTGAAGCTATTTTAAAAAATTACGATGCTGTCTTTGATACGCTTGGAGGAAAGACACTAGAAAAGTCTTTCAAAATTATTAAGAATGGTGGAAATATTGTAACCGTATCAGGCAGGCCAAATGCCCGCTTCGCCAAGGAATATGGTTCAGGATGGTGGAAAACCTTGTTATTTTCAGCAGCAAGTCGTAAGTTGACTGCACTGGAAAAGAAACATCATGCTCAATACTCATTTTTATTTATGAAGCCAAGTGGCGATCAATTGCGTATTATTGCTGATTTGATTGAGTCTGGTAGCATCAAACCAGTTATTGATAGAACTTTTTCATTTGAAGAAGCAGAAAAGGCTATGAAATATGCGGAATCTGGTAGAGCTAAAGGGAAGATCATAGTAAAAATTAAATAA
- a CDS encoding ArsR/SmtB family transcription factor yields the protein MNKQDQLSMIKDDFMNCQKVLLAIGDETRQSILLVLMGTNCQTGLRVGEITEQTHLSRPAVSHHLKILRDAGVILMRKEGTKNFYYIDIRTKLGLLKNLVLDIETLLTEYY from the coding sequence ATGAATAAACAGGACCAGCTTTCCATGATTAAGGACGACTTTATGAATTGTCAAAAGGTTCTATTGGCGATTGGTGATGAAACCCGACAATCAATTTTATTGGTTTTAATGGGAACAAATTGTCAAACTGGATTGCGTGTAGGAGAAATCACGGAACAAACACATCTTTCTCGACCGGCTGTGTCACATCATTTAAAGATTTTACGAGATGCTGGTGTTATTTTAATGCGAAAAGAAGGTACAAAAAATTTTTATTATATAGATATACGTACAAAATTAGGGTTATTAAAAAATCTTGTCTTAGATATCGAGACATTGTTAACGGAATATTATTGA
- a CDS encoding DUF485 domain-containing protein, whose translation MVNVSTKKQAQSIDYHAIEAMESFNSFVKKKNTFLFSITAVFLILYILLPILAFQPVLQQKFFGNITGVWVYSAGLFIMTIVLCTVYVKKAASFDKAAAAVLEEYHAKGENK comes from the coding sequence ATGGTGAACGTTTCAACAAAAAAACAGGCTCAGTCTATTGATTATCATGCAATAGAGGCAATGGAATCGTTTAATAGCTTTGTGAAAAAGAAAAATACGTTTCTTTTCTCGATTACAGCAGTGTTTCTTATCCTTTATATCTTGCTACCGATCCTTGCCTTCCAGCCTGTACTACAACAAAAATTCTTCGGAAATATTACGGGTGTATGGGTATATTCCGCAGGCTTATTTATCATGACCATTGTGCTTTGTACAGTATATGTAAAAAAAGCGGCTTCATTCGATAAAGCTGCAGCTGCTGTGCTCGAAGAATATCATGCGAAGGGAGAAAATAAATGA